A part of Paroedura picta isolate Pp20150507F chromosome 7, Ppicta_v3.0, whole genome shotgun sequence genomic DNA contains:
- the GADD45G gene encoding growth arrest and DNA damage-inducible protein GADD45 gamma isoform X1, producing the protein MTLEETHGQEPMPETSDSSATTSAPSGSRMQSAGKALHELLVSSQRRGCLTAGVYESAKLMNVDPDNVAFCLLAADEEDEGDIALQIHFTLIQAFCCENDIDIVRVSDTQKLASILGTSEEAGEPRDLHCILITNPNEDAWKDPALEKLNLFCEESRNVNDWVPNITLPE; encoded by the exons ATGACTTTGGAGGAGACGCACGGACAGGAGCCGATGCCTGAGACAAGCGACAG CAGCGCCACCACCAGCGCCCCGAGCGGCAGCAGGATGCAGAGCGCCGGCAAAGCCCTCCACGAGCTGCTGGTTTCCTCGCAGCGCCGCGGCTGCCTCACGGCGGGCGTCTACGAGTCGGCCAAGCTGATGAATGT TGATCCGGACAATGTGGCCTTCTGCCTGCTGGCAGCCGATGAGGAGGATGAGGGGGACATCGCCCTCCAGATCCACTTCACCCTCATCCAGGCCTTCTGCTGCGAAAACGACATTGACATTGTGCGAGTGAGTGACACCCAGAAGCTGGCCAGCATCCTGGGGACCAGCGAGGAGGCCGGGGAGCCACGCGACCTCCACTGCATCCTCATCACG AATCCTAATGAGGATGCCTGGAAAGATCCAGCCTTGGAAAAACTAAACTTGTTTTGTGAGGAGAGTCGGAACGTCAACGACTGGGTGCCCAATATCACCCTGCCCGAGTGA
- the GADD45G gene encoding growth arrest and DNA damage-inducible protein GADD45 gamma isoform X2 codes for MTLEETHGQEPMPETSDSATTSAPSGSRMQSAGKALHELLVSSQRRGCLTAGVYESAKLMNVDPDNVAFCLLAADEEDEGDIALQIHFTLIQAFCCENDIDIVRVSDTQKLASILGTSEEAGEPRDLHCILITNPNEDAWKDPALEKLNLFCEESRNVNDWVPNITLPE; via the exons ATGACTTTGGAGGAGACGCACGGACAGGAGCCGATGCCTGAGACAAGCGACAG CGCCACCACCAGCGCCCCGAGCGGCAGCAGGATGCAGAGCGCCGGCAAAGCCCTCCACGAGCTGCTGGTTTCCTCGCAGCGCCGCGGCTGCCTCACGGCGGGCGTCTACGAGTCGGCCAAGCTGATGAATGT TGATCCGGACAATGTGGCCTTCTGCCTGCTGGCAGCCGATGAGGAGGATGAGGGGGACATCGCCCTCCAGATCCACTTCACCCTCATCCAGGCCTTCTGCTGCGAAAACGACATTGACATTGTGCGAGTGAGTGACACCCAGAAGCTGGCCAGCATCCTGGGGACCAGCGAGGAGGCCGGGGAGCCACGCGACCTCCACTGCATCCTCATCACG AATCCTAATGAGGATGCCTGGAAAGATCCAGCCTTGGAAAAACTAAACTTGTTTTGTGAGGAGAGTCGGAACGTCAACGACTGGGTGCCCAATATCACCCTGCCCGAGTGA